The genomic region atagactaatagttattgttttcatatgtgtacttggtgattgacatacctttaggagagttcatagactcagaatcactttataaatgatcatacacaagccttaagcatgtggacatataatgaaacccgtgattataattgtctattagatcatcttaagtgaataatcttatgtttcaaaacgcaagcatttaaagatgaaattttagaacataaaggataaatgataaaacgggtgacttgggttgcaaaccaagtcaccatcatccaaaatacaactcattatccaaaatacttttccatgtcgaacacggaaccttaaagttctaaaatccaaaacattacttaaaataagacaatgaaaaacaaagctccataaaagctatccttagcttctccatggtttctcatgcttgtttttcttttcctttgtctttgcttggtggaggccctatttacaataaaaagggagatacattatcacaactttgcatcatattaccatagttgaatttgaaacataaaagaaggatagtcatttacctctttggagtgatctttccactttgatatcaccaaggtatttggaacaatttcttttccaatgacccatgccattacaataatggcacttatcaagaggacccttcttgactttggaggtgcttgcttcacaagacttagctttggtgaatgtgggagcttgctttttaccctttcttccactcttcttgaacttccccttactctttgtgcttatgttaagcacatacttgggagggttcacatttaaccccatgtccctctcggcttgcacaagtaacttgtgcaactcctcaagagacacgtccttgtcttgcatgttgaaattcacccggaattgcacatatgccttgactttggacaaggagtgtagaatcctatctacgatgagttctttggggatttcaaccttttgaattttcaaggtctcgacaagctccatgagtttgagcacatgagggctaaccttttggccctctttgaagtcgagatcaaagaatgccgcggccgcctcatattggacgatccgcggagtttgtgaaaacatggtcacaagtttggagtaaatctcattagcattgcccattttgaaggctctcctttggaggtccgcctccatcgcaaatattaagacatttttcattacggcggactccttttggtaagcctcataggcttccctagtggccgcggtggacctagtggagggttcgggtggagaggcctcggtaaggtaacgaagcttgtcgtcaccttcggcggctaatttgagttgggcatcccattcattgaaatttgacccattcttttcaagtttacatcgatccataaaggatcggagccaagacgaactagcgagtggtgtagcattaggagttggtgttgccatttgttatgaaaaagaagtggtctacaaaacaaaatataaggagtaaaacaattgtcgttttaatgaTACTCGTAAAAGTATgacttaaacaagttttaagcatttttctagtgacctctacccaactagataaatgattccaagacccaaattcctatcgacttaggcacggggtagccgatgcaacctttatcaatataactcggtggattaactttttaatcgattctacttttagaactcttggtcgataaaattactctaatgtttatctatagcccaaaacacatcaacaagggcacggggtagccgatgcaacccatgtcaattacttttgttgagttcaatccaaatttcgaataaatgtgtccattatccaaacccacatcaacttgggcacggggtagccgatacatcccttatcaacatgaattcggtggattaacattcatcacccacttcccctacgtaacaaggtttgtaccccggggtagccgagtgcactccctcgcgaaataggttttcatggtttctactatttggtaaggctatgtctcaattaattgttttagcgagaggtcatgccaatttattatctatcacgttttaagtgaaccaaagcggtgaactacgataatttgaatttgacacggtcgataaactcaataagataaaaatgcatgttttttgttatggcgatttagcgatgcatgtgacataaaataaaatgcaagcataaagataaataaatcctagtatggcctttcctaaaatagaaaaactatttaactattacatattcggaaaccaactccattggtcccttgaacttcggttgtggcacgcatctcgaggtaacaccgtctttatgtatcgccattcttgaagaaatccgtctttgggaactccggaatgaataaaattacataacaaattacataatttcctattatacatttgtaactaaaataaaataaatctattaaattacaaaacggtgatacgagatcacaataaaaattacaaccgaatcgatattcccatacatttcgggaaataccaattaaaatctaaggccatactaagtaaaattacataattcaaaattacataaattaaaattatgacaatcataaagaaaaataaagcattataatatgtatgaacatgctcaatttttatgctaaatcgcctttaatagccaatatcatatattactcggtttttacggatttgcgtgatttcaacattttataatcacaaaaatacataaactcatatttatgcataagttaattaccctaacctcttaggactcaaaatatagtcttcactaataatttgaccataattaacccatatttacaaaattgttcataaatggaccaaaaattacaaaaataagccattaaacttcaaataaatcacaaaatttcaaataaaattcaaaatttgaaactttaattcatgaacattctggaaaaattccatgacactcataatgttcaaaatcttaggttaaaaatttcgaaagtttaccggaaaaacaatgttgcggtttatcgatttataataaataatcataaaaacatggaaaaattattttcattaacttttcaattttagatctgaaaaatataataaaatacaacattagacgtttttcctaagtcatagattatgtttttattaattttccactaataatgtcactatttatgctatttttcttcaaaaattcataaatcatgcaaaagacttctttatagccaattattttacacacatcttgtaaaatttcatgtgacaacatattaattttctatgaccagattcgaaatttaactcatattaacctatttttcacctaaatccgaatttaataatgaaaaattcatttttcgagcataacaagtccaaaaattatgaaaatttacaggttatctcaaaataatatatgtaacaacatatccaaaaaccaagtgaaaattcgaagtatagctaattttagaccaaaaatgacatttttactcataaaatcacatttaaatgccattattgtaaattatgaacaataaaaatccgaaaaattaaccaaaatataccaaaacactttaggaccagaaatattaatatgcatggtttaatttcgtgatatatcataataacacaaattttacaagttttatttgttattcttataactcggaaaaacttttaaccgatttgcatgcaaacaaccgtggctcttgataccgattgaaggaaatgtagattcatatacatattaacatacttatatatgtctaaataatttgtcataaaattaaaacggattttatgcatgcaaacaaataatataatagaggagaaatcatgtccttacattgaagatttcggttatattgggcacaagagagatcacctttctctcttgttcttgagctttcccttatggatgaacaagatctaagtataagatctctccctaagctttatacccaaggctcctcttaattttaattaatattacaaatactagtataatattaatcaagtagaaaaattgaaccaaaaattgtttggtttttactcctaaaaccgggtaggagaaggtaattttggagtatattatctctctaatttatctctaaaatgtagagaggaaattatctttcttacactaggaaaaataaaaatgtgaatgaatgaataatttagaggagaaaaactctctaaatgctaaaggaaaaccggtggggaggagcttttaggggagccaatgcatgcccatatttgtcttcacaaggtgagtagggttgcatggctactttaGCTATTTAAttattatgttttctatttaaaatataaacacaatttaaccctaatactcctctaatatttcggcactttttggctaatatggattccatattatttttgtcaattgtcaatatgtcacatgtcacatgtcacataaatttgttatgtatttttaacatattaaaaaacaacgtattaataaaaatacgtcacatacaaaaatcgacttagtaatttcataattacttgtgccaaaatattttaccaatttataaatcacaacatattgtatttataataattcattcaatttcgattgtttctttaaacaataatttcatccgagtaatgatacaattcgattactcagaccgtatctcatttaatcacatttcaatttgatacgtaaattttacttccaaaatcgtccgtcaatttttcaagtaatttaattaactcgtaacactatacgattaattaaatgatcaattaagagtatcgccctataggtatgacctagggggtcaactgatcaccaccgtcacacgacagtaatgtcaatctctagtcagccaatcattaccgatatatgttgaccagttgacagtataaatacttcccaattgtattctttaaaatgagatttaataatgatatataaatcatgtgatcgcactattgttgaggacacatttcccaacaatactttccaaaattcttaaaataactcagttcatcactaagacccaaagcttcacccatttctctaaaggaaatgcatctactaacattagctagacgaaactcgaggttctccctagtctcaactttgttgactttcaaagaactcaaaaactccaaggtaagggaagggtatgtcaattcttttgattcaaacaatttcttcaaccccattgctttaaagaaggctctagtttgctcaaggacacctaacttatctaaggtatcttcacaaataaacttggtggattgaaatgatttcctagcaaacttggcaaaagtatctctatgggttttgcaaataaaagttacctccggatagtgcaaaagttgatcaatttccggagtagtagatgttgttgctccaatagaaggttgttgttgttgttgcacttctaagtttgggtttgctaccaccatagccaatgctttctttgcttgaagagccttttgccttgatgaaagtgtctttgcctttggtgcctttgttgcctttgttgctcccttagtccttgccattgatgaattaaccaagaaaagagtgaaaaatcttcaatttgtagtgtacccaaatcgatttaaaggtgaaaggctttgcctttatgaatttgaaaatcgactcaaaggttgaagattttgtggttggttttgatttttattgaaaaaggagtgattgatttgttgttagaaggatgctttgatttgattttggtgaatgtagttgagggattttgtttttgtgatggagaggatgagggttttgatgtttatgagtagtgttatgaatgaatgaatgaagaaatgaatgtgggaggggttttataaagcccgaaaaattcgaactgcaggggcaatccgtgcggtttctgctcgggacgggcggattctgctttTTCTGGGTgtggaaaaactcgcctaaagacgggcgtctttcagtgaagacgctcggattcgcagacacgggacgggcggattcttcagaagacgggcggattccttcacagggatttttcttgttttcctcagccaagaaAACGGGCGTCTTCCCTTCAAGATGGGAGGATtttcaaagacgagcggatttgtattcaggacgcccggattctcttacagtcaaaaatatttcaaaagttcagctcagagggacgtgcgtcttctacccaacacGTCCgtattgcctgaagacgggcggattctcctgaatccgctcggattcgacccctttgtacccggattcagttccatccgtgtacaatgcatatcccttgtcattcttccattcttcttcatatcttgtgttcttcattgtgggggcgctactaaggcatggatagcctaggcaattgtcatccccacactaagctaaagcactacacatcaattgaaatttttagtccctccctcacttctctcaaacatgacaattaccttgatcaaagtatataaaaatccaaagatgacaaaaatgcaatacaagaattgaaatgcgagttagggagttagaaatatttacaaaaggtggtttagggaggactccaccaaactctcattcttgatgagatgtcaagggggcatgtccaaggtgttgttgatgttgctcaacaccttgaagaaataatcaaaagcttgttcattatcgttataaagctcttcaatagaccttggcccttgttgtcggtcttgatcgatggcattaccaatgtagggattaaaaatcccttcaaattcgtcgtcccaaagaccgcaaacttcattaagttgatcattgaaaatctcttgatttgatggagacaactctcccaatttcttttaTTGGCCAATGAggtcatcctcttcttctttgcttgattttgatgagctttgcaagctctccttgtcacaattcacttgctctttgaatggagcatcttcaatctTCTTCTTctattggagttccgacttcttcctctcatcctttcggctataatgatcaatcatgaaacacggttcatgcaaacgaggagctctcatagtcttgtcaagattaaaggttatgctttcatctcccacttctagagtgagctcaccatgtttcacatcaatcaccgcacccgcggtgtgtaggaaaggtcttcctagaatgattggaatgttggaatcttcctccatatcaacaatgacaaagtccaccgagatgaaaaacttcccaattcgtacggggacatcttcccatatccctaatggtgtcttcgtcgatctatcggccatttggagtgtgatattggtgcattttagctctcccatccccaaccttttactcaccgagtacggcataacactcacactagcccctagatcacataaggctttgttgatcgtggtgtcgccaatggtacacggtattgagaagcttcccggatcctttagctttggaggtgaactcccttgaagtattgcactactcaccttagtgaaggcgatagtctcaagtttccggatcgacttcttctttgtgaggatgtctttcatgtatttcgcataagccggcacgtgattgattaattccgtgaaaggaatcgagacttccaaattcttcacaatttccataaactttccaagttggtcatcaaatttgggcttggcttgacgacttggaaaaggaagtctaatcacaatgggctccttctccttgaccttgtcttcatttttctttgaaatctcttcttttgatgattctccatctttggagttttgcacaatttcttccttatcactagcttccacaacttcatcctcaacttgcttcttcggtgcttcataccttgtaccacttctcaagtgaatggcactaaccgtttcatgtcttgggggattactttaatttgaggtggtaattgccccttttgtctttgtgagcttgaagatgctagctgagtcaattgggtttccaacatcttggtgtgagctaggatgttgttgatggtggtttcctttgctggACTATCTTTtcgcatttgagtgaaaaattcttgttgattcttttgcatttggaggaccgctttttggacatcaaaaccttggtcattttggtgattgtatggattttgattttggtaaccttggttttgattgtaaaagggtctttgattttggtttctcatgggaggtggggtgtatgttgtttgagggttttgaacattttggcttttgtatgagagatttggatggaatttggtgttttcattgtaatagttggaataaggggtaccactcttgtatgcttggaaagcattcacttgttcatttgttcccctacattcactttggtcatgtcccaaagttccacaattctcacatatcccacttgggattgatgaagatgccgtcatggcattaacatgatgctttggtgattttgagacttcttcaagtccagccatagctttttcaaacttcaaattgattgtgtcaatgtgagcactaagttgagcacccaattgagtaacgaaGTCCACTTCatgttttcctcctctagtagccttgcgaggtctactatattgtgagttatggaccgccatttcctcaattttgttccatgtttgattgtcatcaacttcggtgaacattccatttgatcccatattgagaatgttccttgaatcttcatataaaccgttccaaaattgttgtaccaagaaccattcgctaagtccatggtgaggacatgagcgacaaattcccttgaaccgctcccaagcttcatacaaatattcttcatccctttgcttaaaacccgtaatttgagctcttagcatgttagtcttttccggtgggtagaattttttgtagaaagctagagctaacttcttccaagaatcaattccgagagtggccttatcaaggcccttcaaccattgttttgcggtgccaattagagaaaaaggaaataagacccatcgaatttggtcttgagttacaccggtttgagaaatcgcatcacaatagtcacaaaaggtttccatatgagaatgagggtcttcactaggcatccccccaaattggctcctttcgactaattggataaaggcggatttagcaataaaatttccggttagatgttgtgctgtgggagtaccattgggttggttctcctcggtgggtacggaatgtgatgaaaatttaggcattgtaggttgattttgggtggtattttgtaatgggttctcctcaccttctcttgcaaaagggttgatgaacttaatagttggttgaatatctacaacctcaccaatacctctcaaattcctcctagcaagtctcctattggttgtcaaagttctttcaatttcacgatcaaaaggtaacaaatcaccttgtgaccttctagacatgcaaaatatcaaacaacttgaaaacaattagaacaaaccttgaggagttttacttccccaaggcaaagaaagacacaactaataacaatataaggaaatctaaatcaagctaacaccgtccccggcaacggcgccatttttgatcggtccgtttcgtgttcacaattaaataagTGTGGTCgctgggtcacgtccgaatcaaaacacaatttatagcttcacaaacaactctacaattagtaaagaggcaagtaaaggtcggatcccaagggacgggaattgagatgagatttctattgaaactagtggtgtcttaggggtgtcacaatttgggttgatgtagaaggtcactaactaaaacaGCAATGAaaaaaaacaagcaagatgaattaaaaggttgtaaacaattgataaaaagcactagggtgtcatgggatcataggggaatcatgggaattgatcacacaaacatgttctcaaattataagcaagcaattattgttgtgatggattgagttgggttatatcttacaatcctaggaaagtttgggtcccggagccgaatcgattagattgtacaacacctacaagtcgatttagtcttccctactcaagaacatgcatggtctaatgagactcgagttggtttatgtcttacaagtctcattgaaaagataggtgatgggtaaaaaatgcaaggattcataggctcgcatttcatcaaacataacatgtgcatgagttgagatcaaaacaagcaagcaaataaaacatgaaagcatattaatttaagcatgaatcattccccatgttggtttcccctaatcacccattaaccctagctaagagactactcactcattatcatgttgatcatgctagcaaggttgtcaatcataccaacaaaatgaaacatgatgaacaaatgaaagcaattaacaataattaaaaagggattaagagaattatacctactaatgattccaataataaagcaaagataaaagaagtacttgatgcttgattgagaggttgtcaatctcccaataataacccaaataatcttcaattacccaaaataaaggatgaacaaaagatagattaaggaaataaaacttgtattaaaactagattaattgttgattacaaaactaaagagagatttgattgatattaacactctaagaattgataagaagaacatcctcttctaattagactaatggggtatttatagtggaaattagggggatgcattagggttaactaagggctaaactagtaattacactttttagattgagcagggaggagccggtatttttcgaaggaagggcttctttctttgtagcttggagaagacgaaattgcgctgtacaggaatccgtgcgttttggagtcgggacgggcggattgtagcggtggaacacgggcggcttcaagtgaatccgggcggattgtggcggtggctaacccgagcgtctttggaggaaaccgcacggattgtgcatgtggaggacggccggattgtagacaatccgcacggattgttcctcagcaacatttcttcttcttttcttcccttttcttcataaaatccttggggatttccttggggactcaaggatcctttctcaacattgctcatctactataatatgtacaaaggccttctaatcttgtctctccttgatgcttggtcattggattcgatcattttagtctcgttttgccatgaaaatgcaagattcttactcctttcctaccaagggatcaaaatctcaaagaatattcaaaacaaaaaactaaagataataaatgacccaaatatgcactaaaaagcatgggaacaaggctaattcgggggctaaatatgcgctaattatggtcacatcacctgcCCACCAAAAATGAGACAATAAGGAGTTAATCCTGTTTGCCACACTTACCAGTATTTTAGACACCGATAGAAAGAAATTAGATAAATTTGATAAGACGGAAGAGATCAGCGTGAGTCTACCGGCTGAAAAGAAAAATAATCCATTCTAAGAAGATATCCGTTTACTGACAATATCAACCAAACCCTTAAAGATATCTTTCTTCGAGGACAGAAAATCAGTGGAAATACCGAGGTACTTTCCAATACCGTTATTATGCTTGATATTCATAACCTTAAGACACCTTCGTGCCTTAGCAAGCTTCGTGCTAGGACTAAACAAAACCCCAGACGATTTATTATCATTCAAAACTTGTCCCGACGCCGTACAATATCGAGACAAAATGGCTTTTAACTGCACCACTGTGTCATTCTTATCATGTAGGAAGAAGATAGACTCATCAGCAAAGAAAAGGTGTGTCAAAGCCTCTGAATTCCTGCTTAGTTTAATTCCTTTTAACAGACCCTCTTGCTGTGCCTTATAAACATTAGCCGACAGGGCCTCCATGCATAAGATAAATAAGTATGGTGATAACGGATCTCCCTGACGAACTCCACACTGTGGGCGGAACTGCTGTAAGGGAGCTCCATTAAAAAGCACCTCATAAGAAACAGTACTGACGCAACTCATGATAAGATTAATAATTCCTTCGGGGAACCTAAAACCATAAAGCACAGCCTTCAAAAAATCCCATCTTACCCGATCATACGCCTTACTCATATCCGCTTTAAAAGCAAATCTCCCATGCACCCCCTTTTTATGTGAATTTATATTATGAAGGGCTTCATGAGTGAGTAGAATATTGTCACTAATTTGCCTTCCCGGAATAAAGTCATTCTGAAAATCCCCATCCAAGTATCCCATAACACGGGATAACCTATTAGTAATGCATTTAGTGATAATTCGCATAATAACGTTACATAAACTAATAGGTCGGTAATCACTCACCCCCTCCAGATTTTCACATTTAGGAATAAGTGTAATGAAAGTCCAATTCAGTTCTTTCAACACCACCCCCGAGTTTAAAACCGAAAGAACAGCTCTCGCGACATCTTTTTTAACCGTAAACCAACACTTATGATAAAATACAGCAGGAATTCCGTCCGGACGGGGAGATTTGAGCGCTCCCATTTGATAAACAGCTCGTCGAACTTCTTTAGCAGTAAACGGTCTTGCCAAGAAATCCCCATCATCACTCTTAACAGTATTCCGAAGACAATGTATCATTTCCGCAAAAAACGGATCCCCCCTACTAGCACTATCTTTATTCCTAACACTATTTGGGTTATATAAATCATAAAAGTTTTATAGAACATGGTACCCATCTCCTTATTATCAAAAATCCAAGAATCATTTTCTCCCTTGATACCGTATATAAAGTTTCTACTAGCCCTTCCTTTAATccaattaaaaaaatatttcgtACATGTATCACCATCAATATTCCATCTAATCTTGGCTCGTTGCTTCCAAAAAACTGCTGCAGCCTCCGCAAAGTTTCTAAGATCATCATTAATACTAGTATAATTCTCATCCTTACCTTCCCTAATAGCTAGATCCATTGCTGCTTCCAGCTTGACATCAAAATCCTCCCACCTTTTCTGCCATTCTTGTTTCTTATCAATAGCCCACCTCCGAATTTCTTGTCTAACCCGTGCGAGTTTCCGAATAACTTGGAAAGCAGGCGAGCCCGTAACCCTGAAGCACCAGCTATTACTAATGAGCTGCAGACACTCAACATATTCCAACACCCATGAATCAATTTTGTACggcttcttattattattattagtagtcaATTGGAAATCCAGTTCAATAGGAGCGTGATCCGAAATTTGAATGGGAAAATGCTTAACCCCCGTATTTGGAAACATAAAAAACCAATCCTTCGAGCCAAGAGCCCGATCAAGTCGTTCATAAACTCTCTTATCCCCTTTCCTATTATTACACCAAGTAAAGCGAGGCCCTTTGAAAGGAATATCGACAAGTTCATTATCAATCCTCCAACTATTAAATTCATAAGTGCCACCAATCAGACTTTGATTTCTACTCAATTTTTCATACACATACTCCACTTGAATGAAATCCCCTAGAATAAGAAAAGGATGATGAAGATCTCTAAGCCACGCTTCCAACTCTTGCAAGACAGTAAGCCGAAACTGAGCCTTAGGCGCACCATAAAATAATACAAGATAACAAGAACGGCCATTATATTTCTCACAAAAGAGAATGATGATGTTACTGCATGTCATAACACAAGCCATTTTAGATTCTTTTCTCCATCCTACCCAAAGGCCTCCAGATGCACCATTAGCATTTACTCCCTCCGACGTCACAAAACCAAAGGATCTAAACATAGGGCTTACATTATTTATATCACACTTTGTCTCAACTAAAAACATGAAATCATAATTGTGACACcactatactccaagtgccttaccaggaccaatcaagtatag from Silene latifolia isolate original U9 population chromosome 3, ASM4854445v1, whole genome shotgun sequence harbors:
- the LOC141648948 gene encoding uncharacterized protein LOC141648948, whose protein sequence is MACVMTCSNIIILFCEKYNGRSCYLVLFYGAPKAQFRLTVLQELEAWLRDLHHPFLILGDFIQVEYVYEKLSRNQSLIGGTYEFNSWRIDNELVDIPFKGPRFTWCNNRKGDKRVYERLDRALGSKDWFFMFPNTGVKHFPIQISDHAPIELDFQLTTNNNNKKPYKIDSWVLEYVECLQLISNSWCFRVTGSPAFQVIRKLARVRQEIRRWAIDKKQEWQKRWEDFDVKLEAAMDLAIREGKDENYTSINDDLRNFAEAAAVFWKQRAKIRWNIDGDTCTKYFFNWIKGRASRNFIYGIKGENDSWIFDNKEMGTMFYKTFMIYITQIVLGIKIVLVGGIRFLRK